In the genome of Phaeodactylum tricornutum CCAP 1055/1 PHATR_bd_33x35 genomic scaffold, whole genome shotgun sequence, one region contains:
- a CDS encoding predicted protein — protein sequence MHGRKRSEYKSLQRDPKVAAGLAAKAEKWHALNAKLASSRATPTATETTFQSDDTHVQNTLALSEKLLIVNPDPLYLWNHRREILIQQKARAFSIEQELTLTATALQNNPKAYGAWFHRKWSLTRTVTEVGSDEALLLSAELALTENVLQRDERNFHCWNYRRFVVSLLLQGQNEILEAEWDFTNNKIRENFSNFSAFHYRSKLWHWKLSGTVDKQALMREEMALVENGIFTEPDDQTCWWYHRFLLQQLDSEHDSPWSTAMIADHLVLLEELGAEVESASKWVCLGTWHVLQVMEDTGAEIAQYRQTKLEELMELDPDRRQRYQYLLRQLSGC from the exons ATGCACGGCCGCAAGCGCTCCGAGTACAAAAGCTTGCAGCGAGATCCCAAGGTCGCCGCGGGATTAGCCGCCAAAGCGGAGAAATGGCACGCACTGAATGCGAAACTGGCGTCGTCCCGGGCAACACCAACGGCAACCGAAACGACGTTCCAGTCCGACGATACACACGTACAGAACACGTTGgctttgtcggaaaagctctTGATCGTCAATCCAGATCCTTTGTATTTATGGAACCACCGACGAGAGATACTGATTCAACAAAAAGCACGGGCCTTCTCTATCGAACAGGAATTAACATTGACCGCGACAGCTTTACAAAACAATCCCAAAGCCTACGGAGCCTGGTTTCATCGCAAATGGAGTTTGACTAGGACAGTGACCGAAGTTGGGTCGGACGAGGCTCTCTTGCTATCCGCAGAACTGGCCTTGACCGAAAACGTTTTGCAACGAGACGAACGAAATTTCCACTGCTGGAACTACCGACGGTTTGTGGTCTCCCTACTACTACAGGGT CAAAATGAAATTTTGGAGGCCGAATGGGACtttaccaacaacaaaattcgaGAAAATTTTTCAAACTTTTCCGCTTTTCATTATCGTTCTAAACTGTGGCACTGGAAGCTCTCCGGCACGGTTGATAAGCAAGCCTTGATGCGTGAGGAAATGGCACTAGTGGAAAACGGTATCTTTACGGAACCAGACGACCAAACCTGTTGGTGGTACCATCGCTTTCTGCTCCAGCAGTTGGATTCGGAACACGATTCGCCCTGGTCCACAGCTATGATTGCCGATCATTTGGTCTTACTGGAAGAATTAGGGGCCGAAGTCGAGTCAGCCTCCAAGTGGGTATGTCTGGGCACGTGGCACGTTTTACAAGTCATGGAGGACACCGGTGCAGAGATCGCACAGTATCGCCAAACCAAACTGGAAGAACTGATGGAACTGGACCCAGACCGTAGACAGCGATACCAATATCTATTGCGGCAACTCTCGGGCTGCTGA
- a CDS encoding predicted protein, whose product MMEERYLFLVSRQTTAAYRAEFGKPTLSPSQGNVELGTSVPRPITLPTLFVLHKVSEVSKETFIGLCSASLEAATTILLTTGIENPLVLQGLSLLARSDITHSSNTATKVVEGSEPVLATSTGVGSKKEVRLVTAKDLKYSGRPNPGTLPTRLPSPTQDLTRLSSPTQDLVGYPFQYGYRYTDNVRCKRFRSFTRHGDATPVPIKLRMGHQQLLRYLLLWIRQLSHDKGGSLSNYELISLMKEDFSLFRRSPSIHLSNAVPTPSSQSSTPSTMVGNSSRSAVADFKRGVKRDKTHYPVLKDDRYWDNFYRTFVVTAVSHNVDNVLDPAYSPTNTDEILLFREQKKFVYSALEHCLQTDMGKNIVREHAFDFDAQTVFAKVVKHYTESTPAKISSGTTLSYLTSAKYGSSWTGTAEGFILHWKNHLRIYNDTVPVTEKLPPQLCLSLLESSVRDVSELRQVNTTANLDLAKGGSPINYENYLSLLLAAATLYDKGNNFSNSRSPKSKRSAFVTETTFPDDEYGVNYDIDLSPSILYEANTHNRRAGDQNRDRQSNVNRERPYIPREMWDKLSDDAKEILRGMSSPKEGNASANSKSSSAFHANSHSLTDTGHPSSTDESLHENDNDKFHDCGNDTELLAHLTDRSSNMANGDIRKVLASASSYKQNSKNSLQSNMLEYSISRHSVAETTSSLIDRGANGGLAGSDVKILNKTGRSASITGINDHTLPDLDIVTAAGLVESQHGPIIVILHQYAHHGKGKTIHSSAQLEYYKNIVEDRSRVLGGKQRIITLDDYVIPLHVRQGLAYMDMRPPSDAEFDTLPHVVLTSDVDWDPSIIDNEIDLVTDWHDATQDLPSDPYVEPRFNSTGEHQHRHVATFDIFSSSDFVHRSTAIDNILSSNQHDMTRNSHNYEALRPCLGWVSANTVQKTIMATTQFACEVYNAPMRKHFKSRFPALNVHRRNEAVATDTIWSDTPAVDNGAKFAQLFVGRRSLVTDIYPMKTDKEFVNALEDNIRHRGAMDKLISDRAKAEISKKVSDITRAYHIDQWQSKPNHQHQNYAERRIATVEANANNFLNKTGAPNSTWLLCVSYICYLFNHLAHESLHDRTPLEILNGSTPDISVLLQFHFWEPIFYRLEDPTFPSDGTEKKGPLCWNC is encoded by the exons atgatggaagaaagatatttgt tcttggtttctcgtcaaaccactgctgcttaTCGCGCAGAATTTGGTAAACCCACCTTGAGTCCGTCTCAAGGAAACGTCGAGCTTGGTACCAGCGTACCTCGTCCGATAACACTGCCTACATTGTTTGTGTTGCATAAAGTATCAGAGGTGTCTAAGGAGAcatttatcggcttgtgttCCGCATccttggaagctgctaccacCATCCTCCTGACCACTGGTATTGAAAACCCATTAGtacttcagggtttgtca TTATTGGCACGGAGCGATATCACGCACAGCAGTAACACTGCCACCAAGGTGGTAGAAGGGAGTGAACCAGTGCTGGCAACGtccactggtgtagggtcaaaaaaagaagtccgcttagttacagcgaaggacctgaAATATAGTGGAAGACCTAACCCCGGAACGCTACCGACCCGGCTACCCAGCCCAACTCAAGACCTGACCcggctatccagcccaaCCCAAGACCTGGTTGGTTACCCATTTCAATATGGTTACCGCTACACGGACAATGTCCGATGCAAGCGCTTTCGCTCATTTACTCGACACG GTGACGCAACCCCTGTCCCAATCAAGTTACGTATGGGTCATCAACAACTCTTACGTTACTTGCTACTCTGGATACGTCAACTCTCGCACGACAAAGGAGGTTCCCTCTCGAACTACGAACTCATCTCTCTCATGAAAGAAGATTTCAGTTTATTTCGACGGTCTCCGTCAATTCATTTGTCGAATGCAGTCCCAACACCCAGTTCACAATCAAGCACTCCTTCGACTATGGTTGGAAACTCTAGTCGTTCTGCTGTCGCTGATTTTAAACGCGGTGTTAAACGTGATAAAACGCATTATCCGGTGCTCAAGGACGACCGATATTGGGACAACTTCTACCGTACTTTTGTCGTTACCGCCGTATCGCACAATGTTGATAATGTCCTAGATCCAGCTTACTCCCCTACGAATACAGATGAAATATTGCTATTCAGGGAGCAGAAAAAGTTCGTCTATTCCGCTCTAGAACACTGCTTGCAAACGGATATGGGTAAAAACATTGTCCGCGAGCATGCCTTTGATTTCGATGCACAAACtgttttcgcaaaagtggTAAAACACTACACCGAATCCACACCTGCAAAGATCAGTTCTGGTACCACACTGTCATACCTGACCTCTGCGAAGTACGGCAGCTCCTGGACTGGAACCGCTGAAGGATTTAttttgcattggaaaaatcatCTTCGCATTTACAACGACACGGTCCCGGTTACAGAGAAGTTGCCACCACAACTTTGCCTCAGCCTGCTCGAGTCCTCTGTACGCGACGTTTCAGAGCTTCGCCAAGTCAACACTACCGCGAATCTAGATTTAGCTAAAGGGGGGTCTCCCATTAACTATGAAAATTACCTAAGTCTACTCCTTGCTGCCGCGACTTTGTAcgataaaggaaacaatttttCTAATTCTCGTAGCCCAAAATCCAAGCGCAGCGCCTTTGTTACTGAGACTACCTTTCCCGATGATGAATATGGCGTCAATTACGACATTGATTTGTCACCGTCCATCCTTTACGAAGCGAATACTCACAACCGCAGAGCAGGCGACCAAAATCGAGACCGCCAGAGCAATGTCAATCGTGAGCGACCGTATATTCCTCGTGAGATGTGGGATAAACTGTCCGACGATGCAAAGGAGATTCTCCGTGGTATGTCTTCTCCTAAAGAAGGAAACGCCTCGGCCAACAGCAAGTCTTCATCTGCATTTCATGCCAACTCCCATTCTTTAACCGATACGGGACACCCCTCATCAACGGACGAATCGTTGCACGAAAATGACAACGATAAATTCCATGATTGCGGGAACGACACGGAACTGCTTGCACACCTTACTGATCGCTCAAGTAATATGGCAAATGGAGACATTCGCAAGGTCCTCGCTTCAGCTTCCTCCTATAAGCAGAATTCGAAGAACTCCCTGCAGTCAAATATGCTCGAATACAGTATTTCCCGACACTCCGTTGCAGAGACTACATCCTCCCTCATCGACAGAGGCGCAAACGGCGGACTTGCCGGAAGCGATGTTAAAATCCTTAACAAAACAGGCCGTTCTGCGAGCATCACGGGTATTAATGACCATACTTTGCCTgatttggacattgtcaccgcCGCTGGCCTCGTTGAATCACAACATGGACCCATCATTGTCATACTTCATCAGTATGCCCACCATGGAAAGGGAAAAACGATCCATTCTAGTGCTCAACTTGAATACTACAAGAATATTGTCGAGGACCGTTCCCGTGTTTTAGGCGGTAAACAACGTATCATAACTCTAGATGATTACGTTATTCCCCTACATGTTCGTCAAGGACTAGCTTATATGGACATGAGACCTCCTTCCGATGCAGAGTTTGACACGTTACCCCACGTTGTACTTACTTCCGATGTCGACTGGGACCCGTCCATtatcgacaacgaaattgacCTTGTCACAGACTGGCATGATGCCACACAGGACCTTCCCAGCGACCCGTACGTTGAACCCCGTTTCAATTCAACTGGTGAACACCAACATAGGCACGTTGCGACCTTTGACATTTTCTCGTCATCTGACTTTGTTCATCGGTCCACGGCTATCGATAATATACTCTCGTCAAACCAACATGACATGACCCGCAATTCGCACAATTACGAAGCCTTGCGTCCTTGTCTTGGCTGGGTCTCCGCCAACACAGTCCAGAAAACCATCATGGCCACTACGCAATTTGCTTGTGAGGTCTATAATGCACCTATGCGTAAACATTTCAAGTCTCGTTTTCCGGCACTTAATGTTCACCGGCGCAACGAAGCTGTGGCTACCGATACCATTTGGTCGGACACGCCTGCTGTCGATAACGGCGCTAAATTTGCGCAATTATTTGTCGGTAGACGATCGCTTGTTACCGACATTTATCCTATGAAAACAGACAAAGAGTTTGTTAATGCACTCGAAGACAATATTCGTCATCGGGGTGCCATGGATAAACTCATCAGTGACCGTGCCAAAGCCGAGatcagcaagaaagtttcTGATATTACTCGTGCTTACCACATTGATCAATGGCAAAGCAAGCCCAATCaccagcaccaaaattatgCTGAACGTCGAATTGCAACTGTtgaagcaaatgcaaataACTTTCTTAACAAAACTGGTGCACCTAATTCTACATGGTTATTGTGTGTTTCCTACATTTGTTATTTGTTTAATCATTTGGCCCATGAGTCTTTGCACGATCGCACCCCCCTCGAAATTCTTAACGGTAGTACTCCTGATATTAGCGTACTCCTTCAATTCCATTTCTGGGAACCGATCTTCTACCGACTTGAAGAccctacttttccttccgacgGAACTGAAAAAAAAGGGCCactttgttggaattgctga